In one Rutidosis leptorrhynchoides isolate AG116_Rl617_1_P2 chromosome 8, CSIRO_AGI_Rlap_v1, whole genome shotgun sequence genomic region, the following are encoded:
- the LOC139862986 gene encoding aspartokinase 2, chloroplastic-like, whose translation MATTTHLSGIKTSHCFPKRALHSRSLCSVARISFDSFMCEPLTARVPKRGRGLRVVCDGRQNDVFVQSEPRVQGLKGSSNELSCVMKFGGSSVASADRMKEVAELILSFPEENPVIVLSAMGKTTNKLILAGEKAASCDCNVSEIEELSFVKELHNRTVDELGLDRSVIKEHLENLERLLNGIEVLKELTPRARDYLVSFGECMSTRIFASYLNKIGVKARQYDAFDIGFITTDDFTYADILEATYPAVANRLNGDWNSDPAIPIVTGFLGKGWRTCAVTTLGRGGSDLTATTIGKGLGLREIQVWKDVDGVLTCDPNVYQGAEPVPYLTFDEAAELAYFGAQVLHPQSMRPAREGDIPVRVKNSYNRNAPGTLITKSRDMSKAILTSIVLKRNVTMLDIVSTRMLGQFGFLAKVFATFEDLGISVDVVATSEVSISLTLDPSKLWSRELIQQELDNVVFELEKIAKVNLLQHRSIISLIGNVQRSSLILEKVFHVLHTNRVNVQMISQGASKVNISLIVNDSESEKCVKALHEAFFESDLVDSVYENGSPPNVC comes from the exons ATGGCAACAACCACACATTTGAGTGGAATCAAAACATCTCATTGTTTTCCAAAGAGAGCGTTGCACTCCAGATCTTTGTGCTCTGTTGCACGAATTAGTTTTGATTCGTTTATGTGCGAACCGTTGACGGCTCGAGTTCCAAAAAGGGGAAGAGGTCTTAGGGTTGTTTGTGATGGGAGACAGAACGATGTTTTTGTACAAAGTGAGCCTAGGGTTCAAGGTTTAAAAGGATCAAGTAATGAATTATCGTGCGTGATGAAGTTTGGTGGATCATCGGTAGCTTCGGCTGATAGGATGAAAGAAGTAGCCGAGCTGATTCTTAGTTTTCCAGAAGAAAATCCTGTTATTGTTCTGTCTGCTATGGGCAAAACTACCAACAAGCTTATATTG GCTGGAGAAAAGGCTGCAAGCTGTGATTGTAACGTGTCTGAAATCGAAGAGTTGAGTTTTGTGAAAGAACTGCACAACAG GACAGTTGATGAGCTTGGATTAGACAGATCTGTTATTAAAG aacacttagaaaatttggaacGCCTTCTGAATGGGATAGAAGTATTGAAAGAGTTGACTCCACGTGCAAGAGACTATTTAGTATCATTTGGAGAGTGCATGTCAACAAGAATATTTGCATCGTACTTGAATAAAATTGGTGTCAAAGCTCGACAA TACGATGCATTTGATATTGGTTTTATAACAACAGATGATTTTACTTATGCGGATATTTTGGAGGCAACTTATCCAGCTGTTGCAAATAGACTTAATGGCGACTGGAATAGTGATCCTGCAATCCCTATTGTTACTGGCTTCCTCGGAAAG GGTTGGAGAACGTGTGCAGTGACTACATTAGGCAGAGGTGGTAGCGATTTGACTGCTACAACCATCGGTAAAGGATTGGGTTTGCGAGAGATTCAG GTTTGGAAAGACGTCGATGGGGTTTTAACATGTGACCCTAACGTTTATCAAGGCGCAGAACCTGTCCCATATTTAACATTTGATGAGGCTGCTGAACTTGCATACTTTGGTGCTCAG GTGTTGCATCCACAGTCTATGAGGCCTGCAAGAGAAGGTGATATTCCAGTTAGGGTAAAAAATTCTTACAATCGTAATGCTCCAGGTACCCTGATCACTAAATCAAGAGATATGTCAAAG GCAATACTGACGAGCATTGTATTGAAACGTAATGTAACCATGTTGGACATTGTTAGCACTCGCATGCTTGGGCAATTTGGATTCCTGGCCAAG GTGTTTGCAACTTTTGAAGATTTGGGTATTTCAGTGGATGTTGTTGCTACAAGTGAAGTTAGCATTTCCTTAACATTGGATCCCTCAAAGCTTTGGAGCAGGGAGTTGATTCAGCAG GAACTTGATAATGTTGTGTTTGAACTTGAAAAAATTGCTAAAGTGAATCTTCTACAACACCGATCGATTATTTCACTGATTGGGAATGTTCAGAGGTCCTCCCTTATATTGGAGAAG GTATTTCATGTTCTTCATACAAACAGGGTCAATGTTCAGATGATATCTCAAGGAGCGTCTAAG GTGAATATATCACTGATTGTTAATGACAGCGAATCAGAAAAATGTGTTAAGGCCCTTCACGAGGCTTTCTTTGAAAGTGATCTGGTCGATTCAGTCTATGAGAACGGTTCACCACCGAATGTATGCTAA